The Streptomyces vietnamensis genome contains a region encoding:
- a CDS encoding bacteriocin immunity protein has translation MSAVEMSRAEAVTLVQRIMEADYASDDEVDRWLDRLDRALACPSGHVSDLIFWSRARELSADEVVDQALAYRPIAL, from the coding sequence ATGAGTGCTGTGGAGATGAGTCGCGCGGAGGCGGTCACGCTCGTGCAGCGGATCATGGAGGCGGACTACGCCTCGGACGACGAGGTGGACCGCTGGCTGGACAGACTGGACAGAGCCCTGGCATGCCCGTCTGGTCATGTCAGCGACTTGATCTTTTGGTCGCGGGCGCGGGAGCTTTCGGCTGACGAGGTAGTCGACCAGGCTCTGGCGTACCGGCCGATCGCTTTGTGA
- a CDS encoding GNAT family N-acetyltransferase, giving the protein MKKSIEYGEPVHCVARTIATREDGTTACPSLRYRHLLHKVTGRTVAELGFTLPAPCAAGRSMEGDGEDMRRLTMLLGTGAAVLAVVRLAVRPGWQGHGIGTRIRQALLDAMRPQWVSLLAMPGAPAQNLYRQLGYQYAGPYKTGPNGPVLDLLLLRLSP; this is encoded by the coding sequence GTGAAGAAGTCGATCGAGTACGGCGAGCCGGTCCACTGCGTCGCCCGGACGATCGCCACGCGGGAGGACGGAACCACCGCGTGCCCCTCGCTGCGGTACCGGCATCTGCTCCACAAGGTCACCGGCCGGACCGTCGCCGAACTCGGGTTCACCCTGCCTGCCCCGTGTGCGGCCGGGCGGTCGATGGAAGGCGATGGTGAGGACATGCGGCGACTCACCATGCTCCTGGGAACCGGCGCCGCGGTGCTGGCCGTCGTCCGTCTCGCCGTCCGCCCCGGCTGGCAAGGCCACGGCATCGGCACCCGGATCCGCCAAGCCCTCCTGGATGCCATGCGCCCCCAGTGGGTCTCACTCCTCGCCATGCCCGGCGCCCCCGCCCAGAACCTCTACCGGCAGCTCGGCTACCAGTACGCAGGCCCGTACAAGACCGGGCCGAACGGACCTGTACTCGATCTGTTGCTTCTGCGCCTCAGCCCCTGA
- a CDS encoding IS701 family transposase, with protein MRAGELAAVRGRLEEFAAEVFAPLVRRDQRAKGALYLRGLLLDGRRKSMQPMAERLGVDHQQLQQFMTTSTWQVRDVRARLAWRAVAVVRPQVWVVDDTGFPKDGRSSPGVARQYSGTLGKVGNCQIGVSVHAASEEASCPLSWRLFLPAAWDGPGAQARRRACRIPDGECHRPKWQLALDMLDELAGFGLRPAVLVADTGYGANADFRDGLDERGLAWVLQARGEMTAHGQDAVPHQPEYGGLGPRPLPRYRTRPVSLREHVLAAGRGRGRTVTWRKGSKAAMSSHFVFLRVRLAGRRPKPAADGTIGLSWLIARWPEGEREPVQYWISNLPPDIPARDLVRLAKARWRIEHDYRELKTALGLDHFEGRSFAGWHRHVTLVTAAHLFLTEQRRHPKAPARA; from the coding sequence ATGAGGGCTGGGGAGCTTGCCGCGGTGCGGGGCCGGTTGGAGGAGTTCGCGGCGGAGGTGTTCGCGCCGTTGGTGCGTCGGGACCAGCGGGCGAAGGGTGCGTTATACCTTCGGGGGCTGCTGCTGGACGGTCGCAGGAAGTCGATGCAGCCGATGGCTGAACGGCTCGGTGTCGATCACCAGCAGTTGCAGCAGTTCATGACGACCTCGACGTGGCAGGTCAGGGACGTGCGGGCCCGGCTGGCGTGGCGGGCGGTGGCGGTCGTGCGGCCGCAGGTGTGGGTGGTGGACGACACCGGCTTCCCCAAGGACGGCCGTTCCTCGCCCGGGGTGGCCCGGCAGTACTCCGGCACCCTGGGCAAGGTCGGCAACTGCCAGATCGGCGTCAGTGTCCACGCCGCCTCCGAGGAGGCTTCGTGCCCGTTGTCCTGGCGTCTGTTCCTGCCTGCCGCCTGGGACGGTCCCGGCGCCCAGGCCCGCAGGCGGGCCTGCCGGATCCCTGATGGTGAGTGCCACCGTCCCAAGTGGCAGCTCGCCCTGGACATGCTCGACGAACTCGCCGGCTTTGGGCTGCGGCCCGCTGTGCTGGTCGCCGATACCGGCTATGGCGCGAACGCCGACTTCCGCGACGGCCTGGACGAACGCGGCCTGGCCTGGGTGCTGCAGGCCAGGGGCGAGATGACCGCCCACGGCCAGGACGCGGTGCCGCACCAGCCCGAATACGGCGGGCTCGGCCCCAGGCCGCTGCCCCGCTATCGCACCCGGCCGGTGTCCTTGCGCGAGCACGTGCTGGCCGCGGGTCGCGGCCGCGGTCGGACCGTGACCTGGCGCAAGGGATCGAAGGCGGCGATGAGCTCGCACTTCGTGTTCCTGCGCGTCCGGCTCGCGGGCCGTCGCCCGAAACCGGCCGCCGACGGCACGATCGGGTTGTCCTGGCTGATCGCCCGGTGGCCCGAGGGCGAGCGTGAACCGGTGCAGTACTGGATCTCGAACCTGCCACCCGATATCCCTGCCAGGGATCTGGTCCGGCTGGCGAAAGCCCGGTGGCGGATCGAGCACGACTACCGCGAGCTGAAAACAGCCCTGGGCCTGGACCACTTCGAGGGCCGTTCGTTCGCCGGCTGGCACCGGCACGTCACCCTCGTCACCGCCGCCCACCTGTTCCTGACCGAACAGCGGAGACACCCAAAAGCCCCTGCCAGGGCCTGA
- a CDS encoding helix-turn-helix domain-containing protein — protein MAPRKGRPTSPVANAANGMGELAEYLRAARRKRGLTRGELASKLGCSITTVQRAEGGKIPPARDTVHGYIRVCVLDHVQAEALWNKAVSFYRGRVPRSYTQAPRPDLVRTADELGAALARVWEQNGRPSTREMERRAEGRYKETRAPLSRSTAERISRRKSLPGSQRTLHAYLVACEVPEAKFPMWVQAWGRVQGRRQAVRERERREARRVIQRQAPEAKDRMREAGLIPLDKYRGPVAPWSARHILCDTVSRFRFRSVLEGSAHCPVCNELLPPVESEGRQPQRL, from the coding sequence ATGGCGCCCCGGAAGGGCCGGCCAACGAGCCCGGTGGCCAATGCCGCCAACGGCATGGGCGAGCTAGCCGAGTACCTCCGAGCGGCGCGCCGCAAGAGGGGACTCACCCGCGGGGAACTCGCGAGCAAGCTTGGATGCTCCATCACGACCGTCCAGCGTGCCGAAGGAGGGAAAATCCCTCCCGCACGCGACACCGTTCACGGATACATCCGCGTCTGCGTCCTGGACCACGTCCAAGCCGAAGCGCTGTGGAACAAGGCCGTGAGCTTTTACCGCGGCCGCGTGCCGCGCAGCTACACGCAGGCTCCCCGACCCGACCTGGTGCGCACCGCCGACGAACTCGGCGCCGCGCTTGCTCGGGTCTGGGAGCAAAACGGCCGCCCCTCCACCAGGGAAATGGAGAGGCGGGCGGAAGGCCGCTACAAGGAAACAAGGGCGCCTCTCTCCCGCAGTACGGCGGAGAGGATCTCGCGCCGCAAGTCGCTGCCCGGTTCGCAGCGGACCCTGCACGCGTACCTGGTCGCCTGCGAGGTGCCTGAGGCGAAGTTCCCCATGTGGGTCCAGGCGTGGGGACGAGTCCAGGGGAGGCGCCAAGCCGTCCGGGAGAGAGAACGAAGAGAAGCCAGGAGGGTCATTCAGAGACAGGCTCCCGAAGCCAAGGACCGCATGCGGGAAGCCGGGCTCATTCCGCTCGACAAATACCGTGGGCCGGTGGCGCCGTGGTCCGCCCGGCACATCCTGTGCGACACAGTCAGCCGATTCAGGTTCCGCTCGGTTCTCGAGGGCAGTGCCCACTGTCCCGTCTGTAACGAGCTGCTCCCACCCGTGGAGAGCGAGGGACGACAGCCGCAGCGGCTGTGA
- a CDS encoding IS630 family transposase gives MLQSWVRRRSSAQSLALRSRIVLESADGHAIAEVARRLGITTDTVRAWRRRFLERRLDGLCDEPRPGVPRKITDTDVERVIVKTLEETPKDATHWSTRSMAAATGMSQSAISRIWRAFALQPHRAETFKLSKDPLFIDKVRDVVGLYLDPPERALVLCVDEKSQIQALDRSQPVLPMMPGVPERRSHDYVRAGTTTLFAALDTATGKVIGSLHRRHRTVEFKKFLVKLDKEVPADLEVHLILDNYVTHKVPAVKTWLLAHPRFHLHFTPTGSSWLNLVERWFAELTTKKLRRGVHRSVQALERDIRAWLADWNEHPRPFVWTKTADDILDKVAAYCRRISDSGH, from the coding sequence ATGTTGCAGTCGTGGGTGCGCCGTCGTTCGAGTGCCCAGTCGCTGGCCTTGCGGTCGCGGATCGTCCTGGAGAGCGCGGACGGACACGCGATCGCCGAGGTCGCCCGGCGGCTGGGCATCACCACGGACACCGTCCGGGCCTGGCGGCGACGCTTCCTGGAACGCCGGCTCGACGGCCTGTGCGACGAACCACGCCCCGGTGTCCCCCGGAAGATCACCGACACCGACGTCGAACGCGTCATCGTCAAGACGCTCGAGGAGACACCGAAAGACGCCACGCACTGGTCGACCCGGTCGATGGCCGCGGCGACCGGAATGTCGCAGTCGGCGATCTCCCGGATCTGGCGGGCCTTCGCCCTCCAGCCCCACCGGGCCGAGACGTTCAAGCTCTCCAAAGACCCGCTGTTCATCGACAAGGTCCGTGACGTGGTCGGGCTGTATCTCGACCCGCCGGAGCGGGCCCTGGTGCTGTGTGTGGACGAGAAGTCCCAGATCCAGGCCCTGGACCGGTCCCAGCCGGTCCTGCCGATGATGCCCGGGGTGCCCGAACGCCGCAGCCACGACTACGTGCGCGCGGGCACCACCACCCTGTTCGCCGCACTCGACACCGCGACCGGCAAGGTCATCGGCTCGCTCCACCGCCGCCACCGCACGGTGGAGTTCAAGAAGTTCCTGGTCAAGCTCGACAAGGAAGTCCCCGCGGACCTCGAGGTCCATTTGATCCTGGACAACTACGTCACCCACAAGGTCCCGGCCGTGAAGACCTGGCTGCTGGCGCATCCACGCTTCCACCTGCACTTCACCCCGACCGGCTCCTCCTGGCTGAACCTGGTCGAGCGGTGGTTCGCCGAACTCACCACGAAGAAGCTCCGCCGGGGCGTCCACCGCTCCGTCCAGGCCCTCGAACGCGACATCCGGGCCTGGCTCGCCGACTGGAACGAACACCCCCGGCCCTTCGTCTGGACGAAGACCGCCGACGACATCCTCGACAAAGTCGCCGCTTACTGCCGACGAATCTCCGACTCAGGACACTAG
- a CDS encoding DUF397 domain-containing protein: MTAPDSPAWFKSSYSAGEQDCVEVANMPGVLYVRDSKDKTGQTLSFGPAEFSAFVEYASTLEI; encoded by the coding sequence ATGACCGCCCCCGACAGCCCGGCCTGGTTCAAGTCCTCATACAGCGCCGGCGAGCAGGACTGCGTCGAGGTCGCGAACATGCCGGGCGTCCTGTACGTCCGAGACTCGAAGGACAAGACCGGCCAGACCCTTTCATTCGGGCCGGCGGAGTTCTCCGCGTTCGTCGAATACGCCTCGACGCTGGAGATCTGA